GAGGAACGTTGATCGAGTCTACGTGGATGCGGTGGATGAAGAAGCCCGTTGTCTCCGCGAGCTGATTGAAGCACATGTTCTTCACCATAGGACAGAGGCCCGGGAAGATGCATAGGCAAGCTTTGCCCCCGCTTGAAACCTTTCTTCCTTTCTCGTTGCATTGGTAAGGATCTAGGTAGTAATACGCGTTCGTGCTTCTCGAATACCAGAATCCGTAGCAGCAATTCGTGAAGTGTATCAGCCCGCTTGCGTACACCTTGAAGAACTTCTTCAGGTGTTTCCTTACCTATCGATAAAAGCTTTCCTTATTGTTGATTGGTAATCGTAGAGTTGGAAATGATCAAACGACGTCGAATACAGTCGACGTATTATAAaaactaataaatataatatccaAATCACTCACCTGAAGATAAAAATCGTTCCTCATGGTCCGTGGGTTCGTCGTAAGCAACACCAAAGGCGACGTGCAATCCCGCAAATCGAAAATCCTGTTCATGATCGTAAGATTACGTAAAATGTGTTCTGTATGAAACTTGGGCTCCGAGAATTCTCTATAAACTGATTCTGCGACTTCTAGGACCTTGTCCACCATTTCTGGCATCGGACTCTGAACGATATCCCTCTGCACCATCACCGCCAGGATAGCAACGAAATAGCACCTTTTAACCCTCGGTTCCATTATAGAATCTCTGTTGTTCAAGGCCACCGTGCCATGAACGAATATTGGCTTGTTCTCCGGCACACTAGGTCTGAAGATCGCTTCTAGATCATAAGGTTCCGTTGGCATTCTGTGGATCTCTGGCAATGAAGTTGCTGGCACGACTGATTCGTGGAGTCCCTTAGTATCGCTGCAGTCAGGGTCCATCTTCTGAGCGTAGGACACAGTGATCACTCTCATCACGAATATCTCCTCTTCCGGTTGATCGATGACCTTCACGATCAACCTCAAGAACTCTTTCATGTCTGTGGCAGTGATGATCCTCAGGTTCTTCGTGCCCACAACGATCCACCAAGCGAAATGGTTCTCTCCGTTCTTCATCACTCCTATATGCACCGTACCGCAAACTAAAATAGCGCCCGTGTAGCTCGGAGTATCAAAAATCTTCTGCAAGGACATCGCCAGGTTCCACCCTTCGGTGGCATACAGAGTCCCGTAATGCAGAGGCACGAACACCACTCGGAAAACATAATTAGCGATCTCAAATTCTGGCAGCATGCCGTCAGTCATGTCGCTGACAGTCGAATCCTGAACAGCTAGCAAAATGTCGAAAGAGTAATCCAGGACAGCCCCGAACAATCCCCTAACTGTCTTCACTGACCAAGTGATGGGATCGTGAATCAAGGACCAGGCCATGATGCAGAGATCCAGAGGAGTGGCGACGATCGTGGATGTCTTGAACCTTCTCTCGACGATCCTCTTCCTGATCAACAGCTTCGCTATTTCGTACTCGTCCATGTCTTCCGTGATCTTCTTCGTGATCTTTTTGAAAGGAGCTAATATTGGAGTGGTGATTTCGTTCTCAAGGACGGTTACCTCCAGCATCGCAGCGTTGCAGAATTTGATGGGAGCGAACCCAGGGATCGTCATGTCGTAGCCAAAGCACGTCTTCGACTCCGCATTCACCCAATCTAACTGCTCGATCAGGGACACCGATGATTCTGCGGACAACATCACTTCCGGTGGTTCCTCAACAGGAACTTCCATTTCAGGTTTATCCACGCAGTGTTGTACCTTCTTCCTGCGTTTCTTCCTTCTCCGCTTCGTCTCCATGTGAGCTATGCACACGGTGTACAATCGATAAGGCTTCTTCGTGTTCTCACCCACGTTAGCCTCGATCTTCTCCAGCAAACCGTTCAAATCACAGAACTCCATGAAACAGGAGTATCCACCTTCAGCCGCGTTCCCATTTTCATCACAAGCATAAGGATCGAAGAGGTAATACACCCCATTCGCGGTCCAGAACGCGTAGGAACAATTAGCGAACACTATTATACCTGTTTGGTTCTTCTCGAAGAAGGTGTCCATCGTGTACTCGAGATCGTCCTGATCGGTGCTCTCTGGATCGGCGTAAATAGCCTGTTTGGTGATCACGTTATAGATCGTGTTCATGATTTCGATATGATGGAACCATCTGTAAGGCTTGAAACGCAACTTCCCGGTTTTTTGATAGATCTTGTCTCCCAGGAAAACGAACTGATCCAGAGTAGTTGGAGAGAACTTGTCTGGATCTAGCTTAATCTTTGCTAGGATACATAGCAGGGCGGCGAAGAAGCAGCACTTGAAATGACACTCTTCGATCTCCGCACGGTTCTCGAGGCACATACTACCTTGTAGTATCCGAATTCCATCGTCGGTGAGCTTGAGATTCGAGGTAATTTAAGATAGAGTTTGGTCGTATTCTTTATAGCCAAATAAAATTCAGGACTAGATATCTTACTTTTAATCGAGCAGACCGTTTCTGTTGCTTCTTCTTCGAGGCGGTCGGTTTCATGCGAATAGTGGTCTCCTGAGACTCCGCGGATCCTTTCCGCGAAATTTTGATCTTAGAATCCTTATCCTCCATGTACAGCTATTGTAACAACAAAGATATCACAGATAGCAACAGCGAGatcataacaacaaatataaaatgGTTTTGCAAAGGACTCAAACCTGGTCTGTCACTTTAAAATCCGGGAAGaacagttccagcaggagatcTTCGGTATTACAAAGGACCTTTTCCATCAAAGCGTCTCCCACGTCACCCTTAGCCAGCAGGCACTTCCGTTTCTTCTTCTCTGGACAGCTGCCCGTTCTCTTCTCAGGAACCGGGGTCCGAATGATTGGCCCTAACGGTACCAAAGTTGGTCGGATGCGGACACCCACAGGTGCTTCAGGTAAATCCTCTCGAACCATGTCGTCCCGTGGATTCTCATCATCAGGTTCCTCTACCTCGTCCCCATACGGTGCATCGTACTGGATGTACATATCGTCAATGGCCCTCATCGGTAGTAAACAAATCGGCAGCAGCCTTGAGAAAAGGTATCTCTTTGGACATAGTTTAATCTTCTTCGACGGTACATCCGCTCCTTCCACACCTGGTGCTGCAGTCGACATGACGGCCGATCTGGACAAGTGCATCGCACTAAAGCCGCCCTTTTTCTTCACGTCCAGCCTGGAATCGATGGAGAACCTCGACACCAAGGAAGGAATGGATCTTTTAGCTCGTTTCGCTTCGAGCAGCTTGATCAACGTTTTATTCGATGGCATGACGTATGGCGGCGGGTGCTCGTACTTCAGCTTctccagagccttctgctcgtGTACTTGTCTCATCTCCTCTTCGGTTTCCTCGGGAATCTTCAACCCAGCCGTGAGCAAAGCCAAATTCAACCTGTAAGGCGTGTCGGGTTGATCTTTCTCGGGAACCTCAACCAGAGGATTTACTATCGGCTTCTCAGATTCTTCAGTGGGACCCGCGCCAGCCCTTCGTCTCCctccctcctcctcttcctcttcctcctcctcctcgcccATAGTCACATCAATGATTCCCACGTCTTCCTCCTCTTCCACCACGGGCCTCAACTCATCCTCTAACGTCTGTATATCTTGATCAGTGATCGGCAGAAACCTCGTCTTGAACAACTCAATCTCGTCGTCCGGCACAACGATTTCGTATTCGACCGCGAACTTGCCAGGTTGGATTGAATCCAGTGCCACGAAGTGGATGGTGAAGCTAGGATCGTTGAACTCTATCACGCCATGCAGAAGATCGATTAATTCGTTCAGGGTGCCGAGCACGGCGAATGAAGCCGGATAATCCCGAAGACGCCAGCCTTCGGCATCAGTGCCGTAAGGGTTGAACAGAAAGAACTGATCGTGATCTTTCCAGATCCCATACATCAGCTGCTTATTCTCCAGCACCAGCTCGTGGTACTTCTTAAAGTAACATTCCAGAGCCTCCGCCAGGTTCGCCAAAGGAGCAGCATCTCCACGGATTATGTCCACCTTCGACTTGAAGAACACGTCGTTCTCGCCAAACTTCAGTCGAACGGGTAACATATTCAGGTCCAGGTGGCTAGGAATGGGAAGCAgcctctcctcctcctcttcctcgccgccttcttcttcctcttcctccgcTTCACCCATCATCGTCTCCCGTTCATCCGTCACAGCCGGACTACCCTTGCGGATCCACTCGACGATGTCCCCATACGTTTTGTCGCTCACGTCGATCAGTTGATCAATATCCATGTTCCTCCAGAGTGTAGGATTCTTCAGTTTCCTATAAGCCATGGCCACGAGCGCTGCTATCAAACCCTGCTTGCCCCTGGATCTTATCTCGAACCCTTCGTCCAAGCAGTTCTTCGAGCCCTGAAGAACCAACCGATTAGGGTTCACTTTCAAGTACCCTTGGATCATTTTTTCAACAGGTGGCTCCTCTGGCAACTTCTCCGCGggttcttcctcttcctctgccATCTCTTCCCAGTCCCTCTTTGCAggttcctcttcctcctcctcctcttcgccTAGGTCTTCCACAGGTTCCTTCTCTTCTTCAGGCGGAAGAATCACGTAGCTCCTCGGCTCGTCGTCCGTCATCATGTACGCCTCCGCGTCCTTCATCAGCGGCGGGACTTGCACAGCCACGTCCTTCATCTTCAGCAGCTCCGGCCGGATCGTTGGCGTCATATCCACGAACTCGTCGTCGTCCATTTTTCCAGTTGCCGGCACAATAGCAGTTGGAAACGCGTGGGGTCTGCGATTGGTACCTTTCTCTCGATAAATCACATACTCCAAAGGACCTCCCGGCTTGGTCCCCGTCTTCACATACAGAACCCGGACGCCGTGGATGAGGAAAGGGTCTTTGTCCCTGCTTCCGGTGTTCTCCATAATCGTCTCCAGTATCTGGTTGATCGAGCTGTTCATCGTGACGCAAGCCGCCTCTCCCGGCTTGTGCGAGCCGTCTATCTCGGCGGTGCCGGACCTAAACCCTTCATCGTCGCAAGCGTACGGGTCCATGTAATAGTATGTATCATCGTGTCTCCAGATCGCGTAATAAATCCCCTTGATCTCGAGCAGACCGCAGTTCTGTGACTCGAAGAACTCCCTGAAGCCAGTATCGAAAGCTACCTTGCCCCTCTTCTGACCATAACCCGGCACAACGTTCGTTCTGATCTTCACTTTCGCCGAGTAAACCCCTAGAATCACGTCGCCCATGGCGTCGTCCATCTTCAGCTCGAACTCAGGATCGTTTAGGTCCTTGTCAATCACACGGACCAGGTCGATGAAGTATATGTTCGACTGGTTGAAGATCAGATCGACCAATCCGCTAGTCCACCTGTTGCTGTTCACCAATCTAGAGTAAACTAACGCTGCCAAGGCGATGATCATGTGCGTCCTACCGCGGACAAGACTCGGTAGAGCTGGGTGCATTAAGTGGTAGGATCCTTGCAGCACTGCTCGGTACTTGTCTTGCATCTTGTAACTGCTGGGTCGTCTTTCTACAGCGTGCGCGTAGACCTTTTCCGTGTCGACGGCGGCTATCGGTTGGGTGTAGTGATCGACGCCGCTGATGGCTATGGCGTAGAGAACAAACGgctcatttttaacgtggcttTTCTCCAAGATGATGAACAGAACTCCAATCATGTCTTTGACCAGGAACAACTTCGCTGTCCCGCTGAGACCATCAGCAGCTGGCTCGCAATTTTCCTTTCGAGCCTGGCCGTCAAAGATGTTGTAGTACTTCGTGTCCTTCCAGATCGCTATGTTCAGAACCGAAGATGACAGGATGCCAGCGTTGTAACGCTTGAAGAAAAGATCCAGAGCCTTGACCAGGTGAAGCTCCGTCGGCTCCGATGATCGGAACTTCCCCGCATAAGCCGCGTCCTCGATGGTCACGTTTACGGTGAGCTTGTGCTGTACGCACAGCGTTCGCTGCAGATGCAGGATGGTTAGCAAACGACGATCGTCCGTGTTGATTTCCTTGTAGGACTCGCAGTAAAAAGTATCCCCGTCCTCGATTATCTGGTCGATCACCGCCTCGTTCCAGCACCGAGACTTGTACACCGTTGTGGTTGCGAAAGCAGCTATCGCCGTCGCTCCACCCTGTTATTTCAAAGGATCGGTAACAATCAGGATCGCGGGCTTCGGATCTGATTACATCCGCAGCGTACGAGCGAAATTAGACGGTACGCGCTCGCAAGTTTTCTGACAATTGCGCCCGCAGAGATGAAGGAATCGAGATCTCTGATCATTGATCTGCTGGGAATCGGGAATTTTGCAGGCTAGTAAATCTagatttttgtcgtaaatactTGACTAAAATCTAAAGTCCGATAACAACGCGACGAAAGTA
This genomic stretch from Lasioglossum baleicum chromosome 4, iyLasBale1, whole genome shotgun sequence harbors:
- the LOC143208065 gene encoding uncharacterized protein LOC143208065 — its product is MERAKSVVETEREKKGEYKHKLTQLVECEEVVSEEVVNAIGRVNETVRAADENAPSSDELDEDLEEQYKDLNFFLDLPDDTYSLTEIRPELPTCVRYGVRAGLTHINMPKFSPLSRGHQGGATAIAAFATTTVYKSRCWNEAVIDQIIEDGDTFYCESYKEINTDDRRLLTILHLQRTLCVQHKLTVNVTIEDAAYAGKFRSSEPTELHLVKALDLFFKRYNAGILSSSVLNIAIWKDTKYYNIFDGQARKENCEPAADGLSGTAKLFLVKDMIGVLFIILEKSHVKNEPFVLYAIAISGVDHYTQPIAAVDTEKVYAHAVERRPSSYKMQDKYRAVLQGSYHLMHPALPSLVRGRTHMIIALAALVYSRLVNSNRWTSGLVDLIFNQSNIYFIDLVRVIDKDLNDPEFELKMDDAMGDVILGVYSAKVKIRTNVVPGYGQKRGKVAFDTGFREFFESQNCGLLEIKGIYYAIWRHDDTYYYMDPYACDDEGFRSGTAEIDGSHKPGEAACVTMNSSINQILETIMENTGSRDKDPFLIHGVRVLYVKTGTKPGGPLEYVIYREKGTNRRPHAFPTAIVPATGKMDDDEFVDMTPTIRPELLKMKDVAVQVPPLMKDAEAYMMTDDEPRSYVILPPEEEKEPVEDLGEEEEEEEEPAKRDWEEMAEEEEEPAEKLPEEPPVEKMIQGYLKVNPNRLVLQGSKNCLDEGFEIRSRGKQGLIAALVAMAYRKLKNPTLWRNMDIDQLIDVSDKTYGDIVEWIRKGSPAVTDERETMMGEAEEEEEEGGEEEEEERLLPIPSHLDLNMLPVRLKFGENDVFFKSKVDIIRGDAAPLANLAEALECYFKKYHELVLENKQLMYGIWKDHDQFFLFNPYGTDAEGWRLRDYPASFAVLGTLNELIDLLHGVIEFNDPSFTIHFVALDSIQPGKFAVEYEIVVPDDEIELFKTRFLPITDQDIQTLEDELRPVVEEEEDVGIIDVTMGEEEEEEEEEEGGRRRAGAGPTEESEKPIVNPLVEVPEKDQPDTPYRLNLALLTAGLKIPEETEEEMRQVHEQKALEKLKYEHPPPYVMPSNKTLIKLLEAKRAKRSIPSLVSRFSIDSRLDVKKKGGFSAMHLSRSAVMSTAAPGVEGADVPSKKIKLCPKRYLFSRLLPICLLPMRAIDDMYIQYDAPYGDEVEEPDDENPRDDMVREDLPEAPVGVRIRPTLVPLGPIIRTPVPEKRTGSCPEKKKRKCLLAKGDVGDALMEKVLCNTEDLLLELFFPDFKVTDQLYMEDKDSKIKISRKGSAESQETTIRMKPTASKKKQQKRSARLKLTDDGIRILQGSMCLENRAEIEECHFKCCFFAALLCILAKIKLDPDKFSPTTLDQFVFLGDKIYQKTGKLRFKPYRWFHHIEIMNTIYNVITKQAIYADPESTDQDDLEYTMDTFFEKNQTGIIVFANCSYAFWTANGVYYLFDPYACDENGNAAEGGYSCFMEFCDLNGLLEKIEANVGENTKKPYRLYTVCIAHMETKRRRKKRRKKVQHCVDKPEMEVPVEEPPEVMLSAESSVSLIEQLDWVNAESKTCFGYDMTIPGFAPIKFCNAAMLEVTVLENEITTPILAPFKKITKKITEDMDEYEIAKLLIRKRIVERRFKTSTIVATPLDLCIMAWSLIHDPITWSVKTVRGLFGAVLDYSFDILLAVQDSTVSDMTDGMLPEFEIANYVFRVVFVPLHYGTLYATEGWNLAMSLQKIFDTPSYTGAILVCGTVHIGVMKNGENHFAWWIVVGTKNLRIITATDMKEFLRLIVKVIDQPEEEIFVMRVITVSYAQKMDPDCSDTKGLHESVVPATSLPEIHRMPTEPYDLEAIFRPSVPENKPIFVHGTVALNNRDSIMEPRVKRCYFVAILAVMVQRDIVQSPMPEMVDKVLEVAESVYREFSEPKFHTEHILRNLTIMNRIFDLRDCTSPLVLLTTNPRTMRNDFYLQVRKHLKKFFKVYASGLIHFTNCCYGFWYSRSTNAYYYLDPYQCNEKGRKVSSGGKACLCIFPGLCPMVKNMCFNQLAETTGFFIHRIHVDSINVPPFNTFKEDPMWLYLDYHWNFRHAPDIVKSNGKKKKKKSEEEDEGKVKQFWNNYAVEVSNLIYSVWGTIGAYDSRFGDRAGRNQAAICVAVLAMQYLSHPSRWGPAILDSAVICGDSYYTESVRGAIQKCAKYYNHFNLQPCFKIFPHLWVIDFRDSVCGVLYGAKNKITLAAALNKAFDESPNILIDCNKIVLAGLAAKDGFYVADPGWVGPPLFEKDHGAIYVLRCRNMNCLVYAVVKMLNTNKRIDFRITPVAFTFEQEDFNFVDSKTRESKKKVFLEPLRTTPGKSHDPGTLIPGADIVPDEDSYLLYHKNLSTGIKKGHKLEYPELPSVEPVLSHDAMHSAMISTTWHLNLGQADPLEKTEPKFDPMLIGHDPEKCEKRVVGTFQPQQSVQMSITDLLAACDDYPRLVDFKSEKTTFERPVVCAKATSFLTETAREEFNTWTMDMRRSVYTTYKHRLPKPKKPPSASIAEEDAVDADEGASVAAGEDADADEVLYNTEATEGTEDDTVTEAEAEATTDDD